The Hippocampus zosterae strain Florida unplaced genomic scaffold, ASM2543408v3 HiC_scaffold_65, whole genome shotgun sequence genome includes a window with the following:
- the LOC127595330 gene encoding mucolipin-3-like — MVSECLFSLINGDDMFVTFSGMQESSTLVWLFSQVYLYTFISLFIYMVLSLFIALITGAYEAIKHQTQEPIHITDLHAFIAECTDAPNSGKFRGLETSPCSFFCCCDRMTTYEDVLLVN, encoded by the exons ATGGTGTCGGAATGCCTCTTCTCCCTCATCAATGGCGACGACATGTTCGTGACCTTCTCAGGAATGCAGGAGAGCAGCACTCTGGTGTGGCTCTTCAGCCAAGTGTACCTGTACACCTTCATCTCGCTCTTCATCTACATGGTGCTGTCGCTCTTCATCGCGCTCATCACCGGAGCCTACGAGGCCATCAAG CATCAGACCCAGGAGCCCATTCACATCACAGACCTGCATGCTTTCATAGCTGAGTGCACCGATGCGCCAAACTCCGGCAAGTTCAGGGGCCTGGAGACATCGCCGTGCTCCTTTTTCTGCTGCTGTGACAG GATGACAACATATGAGGACGTCCTGCTGGTGAACTGA